In the Brettanomyces nanus chromosome 1, complete sequence genome, ATACATGTAGTTAGGTAAGCTATCTAGATTTATGTGaactttcatcttctttcaattcttctattaacgcttctgctttctcatcaacttctttctgtgCAACCCTATCAATAAGATCATCTAGCTTACTACCATTCAGACATCCTTCTAAGTCATACAGGGTGAAGTTGCACCGATGATCAGTAACTCTATTTTGTTGAAAATTATAGGTTCTGATCTTATCACTCCTATCTACAGACGATACCTGACCAGTTCTAGCATTTTCATCCTGCTTggccttctccttcatctcttttGCTGCCAATCTGGCTCTCAGCACTTCAAATGCCCGTTCTTTATTTCTATGCTGTGACCTATCATCTTGAATCCGAACAATTATACCGGTAGGAATATGAATGATTCGGACGGCAGACTCCGTTTTATTGACATGCTGACCTCCTGCGCCGCTAGCTCTCATGACATCGATCCGTAGCTCACCAGGAGCAAACTTTCTGGATTGGGAATCACCCTTATTGTCATCTATCTTCGGTAGCACAACAACCCCTGCCGCAGAAGTTTGCAATCGTCCCTTGGTTTCCGTTTCTGGAATTCGCTGAACTCTGTGCACACCTGCTTCATGTCTCAACCTCTCATAAGAGCCTGGCTCATTCACAGAAAGAGTAGCTTCCATTACACCATTGCCAGATTCGTGATCAGTTCTGGAAATTATTTCATAATGCCAATTATGGAGCTGACAGTATCTAACATACATTTCCAAAAGATCTTGAGTGAATATGTCGGCTTCATGGCCGCCTGCTCCAGGTCTGAGCTCTAGAATGCATGCGCGATCGGCAAACGGATGTGGCTTGAGTAGTTTTGACTTCAACTTATCAATAGAATGATTTAACTCGGGAATAACTGATTTTAGTTCCTTTGTGGCATCTTCTTGCAATGCTGCATTCTCTTCATCGCACAACATTGCTTTAAGCTCATTATAATTGTCTCTATTCTCTAAGTATTCTTGATAAGCTCCATCGAACGACGAAAGTTGAGAGTACCTTTTAGAATTTTCGGCATTGAACTCCTTCTCTGTAGAAACTCGAgcttcaagtttctttaGTTGATCACGTAAACTTGATGCTTTCTGAATTAACGCAGGATGAATAAAGTTCactttctgttcttctgAGACTTCTTCGGTTAGAGTATTGGCCCTGGCAGCATAAGCTCTTACAAGTAAATTCCTCGAAGCTAACGTTAGTCTGGTTAACTTAGAGAAATACGGGCGGATGATCATAAAGCAGACCTGAATTGTGGTAAATGTTCAGTGAGTATGGTTCAAGCagatggtgaaaaattccAAAATATATTGAACTAAGACTAAAATAGTGATTCACACTTTTCAGGCAGTGTGAACGAAGATGCTCCCCCGCACTCAAACAGATTCTgtaatatatatatatacatacGCCTCCCAGGTTGGAGAAGGGGAAAATTTTACTTGCTACTATTCTCCTGGAACCAATATGTCGGACATTCAAAGACCAATCGAAATGAACGATTTTGTTGCTGCCATTAAAGATATAGGCGATGATCAGTTATATCAAGTGATGAAGCGGTTAACAAATTCAATTAGAAAGCTCGGGCAATCAAACCTACTAATGACAGATCTCATGAACAGggatattgaaaaagctAATCAAGACGATAACGATACAGATGGGAGTTATGAAATACCTAcggatgatgatgctaaGTTATATAGAGAGAGCATTCAAGGTAACGAAAGAGTGATTGATAACCAGCAGCTACGCATAGTTGCCATCGATCTGGAATTAGAGCGCAGGGGCTCCAAGAATGTCAGGGGAATCAAGAATTTGGCTGTTAAGCAGTTGGAAAAGCCTTCTATTAGTACGGATAATGATGTGGTGGACATTACTGCACCTAACAGTGTTATTTTGTGAATGTAATTATTTCtagagaaggaaaaaaaaatgtggATATCAAATGGGTATGGACAGTAATGCAAACCAagttccaagaagaagaaaagacgaAAAGCGAGAGGAGGGAGAAGGCTAAAGAACgaaaaagcaaaagcaaaagctagaaaagaagaaaagatgtaATGAAGGGAAGGCTGGATAAAGGCATGGACACAGATCACAGATCTCTATAGGTAATTGTGAACTCTCAAGTACCTTTTCAGCCAAAGTGTTTGGCAAAGGCTAGCTATTATATAGACAACGATTGTGGCAGTACAAAGAATTGTTTGCTTGGCATAAGTGTCCTCGTTGATATCACGGAGTGCGTTATCAGCATTGGCCCTAGTAAATAGTGTTTGTTTAACGATAGCTTCCAATTCTGTATCAGCTCTCAGGAGTTTCTTCTGAATCTTACCGATTTTTTCGGAGGATTTCTTATAGATGGAAGCTATTGATGGCATACCAAATTCGATCGACATGTCGGCATCGATCTCTCTTGGTTTTGAGTTCCACGACCGATCCACCTTCAGATTCTCGAAGCATATATCTATATACTCTTTGGAGTAGGATGTTCTATCTTTAGTCAATACAGAGTAGTCAATAGCCATATGAACAGCTTGCTCGTGAATGCCACTAATCTTTCTCAATGTATTCATGTCGCGATCCATAACGTTAAGATTAAGCATCTGAATTTTGTGATCTGGCTCACCTTGAAAACGTATATTAATCGCCACCATGACACCCTTATAACCACCTGGTGACTGATCTACCTCATCAAAATCCACATAATCGTTCAAGTGGTAACGTAGGCATGTGTTGCAAATGAGATAGTCGTTAACTGCAGACTGCAGGTTTTCGAATGCGTTGTCAAGTTCTTTCCTCTGAGAACTTGAGATTCCACTTGACCTAAAGAACCCTTTAGATGATCCTTTGATTTTATCTTTGAGTGAGTTCAGCTCATGTCGACGCTGTGAAACGAGAGAGTTGATCTGGACAGCGTTCGATCCACTGACTTGAATGATTTTTCCAACTTCCACTGCTGCATAGCACGGTAGTAATAGCAGTACAAGCATCGCTACTAGTTGAACCCCCAGCATGCTGAATACCAAAAGATGTCTTAGAAAAGTTTGCTTAACTGACTATAGTGAAATCAACTAAGTTATACACTCTGAACATGAAGTTGAATATTCCGCGAAACCACTGTTCGAATAGGACGCAAGTGGGAAAATTTTATGCAGCGGAGtttaaaaagaaaaacgGTTTCAGGTGGCCGTATTACAAGCATCAGCATTAACTACTTATTATATGGGATTATTACGTTAGCCATTTGGTAGTTGATATACACTCTACACAGAGATTTACTTATCCAAAAATTGAGAAACATTTAGAAATGTTTATCGTCGTCccaaaaaaataaaaactGGGCCCTTACCCTCACCCCTGGCTTTAGAGCCATATGTTTTGAatttccaaattcatcGAATCTGCCTCCCGATTCGAGTAGTCTTGATACCAAAGaggatatatatataataaTGACGTAAGCAAAGATAGAGGAacgaaaaaagaaagagaatttTTTTGTGCAAGTTTCAAGTTTTCGGCTCGCATACTGCAGCACAACAAAGCTAAAGTTGTGATCCGCTAACTGAagacatcatcaaaaatcaGATATGGTAACATTATTTGTAGGTGGAACCTGTAGATTCTAAATTGGAGTCTACCTGAAAAGTTTacgaaaaagaaaataccAAAATATCCTTGGTATTCTAAGTTATATATTTACTATCCTGAATAAATTAGAGTGTATGTTGTTTTACGATTGTACACAGCACTCGTAATAAGTGAAAGCCCAAATTTTATTGTCTAAGAGAAACAAGGTTTGGCCATATTCATTGCTCAATtgtttttttatttgtatATAATTGGTAAAACGTTTATTGAATTCAGAACATTTAAGAAAAGTAGTTTTGTAAAGGGCATGCTTGGTATAGCCATTTTTCCTAGCATCTTTAAGTGAAGAAGGGAagtgagaaagaatatcAGTCGCTACAAGTCCCCAATAGTACACCCGTACACCCTTACACCCGTACACCATATAAAATTGAAACcattgaggaagaagatgcttAGTTAAAAATGGTGTTTCATTACTTCCTGCTTATAGAATAAACCAATGACGGACGACTACGATTTAAAAGAACCGTTGACAGCAAATGCGCGTCCTTGTAAGTACCAAGGAGATACGCCCACTTATAACGAAAGTACTAACAAtctgtttttctttcagtAACTGATGTCG is a window encoding:
- a CDS encoding uncharacterized protein (EggNog:ENOG41), whose amino-acid sequence is MSDIQRPIEMNDFVAAIKDIGDDQLYQVMKRLTNSIRKLGQSNLLMTDLMNRDIEKANQDDNDTDGSYEIPTDDDAKLYRESIQGNERVIDNQQLRIVAIDLELERRGSKNVRGIKNLAVKQLEKPSISTDNDVVDITAPNSVIL
- a CDS encoding uncharacterized protein (EggNog:ENOG41) — translated: MLGVQLVAMLVLLLLPCYAAVEVGKIIQVSGSNAVQINSLVSQRRHELNSLKDKIKGSSKGFFRSSGISSSQRKELDNAFENLQSAVNDYLICNTCLRYHLNDYVDFDEVDQSPGGYKGVMVAINIRFQGEPDHKIQMLNLNVMDRDMNTLRKISGIHEQAVHMAIDYSVLTKDRTSYSKEYIDICFENLKVDRSWNSKPREIDADMSIEFGMPSIASIYKKSSEKIGKIQKKLLRADTELEAIVKQTLFTRANADNALRDINEDTYAKQTILCTATIVVYIIASLCQTLWLKRYLRVHNYL